The Pyrenophora tritici-repentis strain M4 chromosome 10, whole genome shotgun sequence genome contains a region encoding:
- a CDS encoding SerB, Phosphoserine phosphatase, with protein sequence MAKPTIIGLYGISGSGKSYLLNHLKTEIALQAQGFAFYDGSEVLAHVTPGGLDSFKLLDAAAKQSRIEAALALITQTCLDRGETAVVAGHYMFWNPGVVVAVEKDWQTYTHIVYLDTAPGVIAQRISADLTRHRVVVDEDGLRSWQDKEKEDLRAICREKGIIFTTLREKPGDTNAAYLAHASTLLMDLKCHTEAANLANVERALGLALPHLNDLEKVLLFDADKTLAPQDTGTLFWELAATFPACPLKALFTAQPYSYHSFRQAALLYEEEAPRFDALCDRVAATVDMYPEMKALLARAATEPHVGVVLVTCGLRHVWEKVLARADLSHVSIIGGGRLSDGYVVTGAVKGHIVDLLHAQRIRAIAFGDSPLDMPMLQRADEAYVVFSDSCSMDAALTAAIARGYTFAQVLGPAASTVLPSVSLDAIDLAPRRNLTLAHPTTAHLLATPTRDAALTGHALRAAHADMGYYLTLAHVAPLLGPEQYAILHVQGTPTDGHRVRFEGSTLIVPLMRGGESMAFGVSRALPHASFAHARHFADIVEGQMRGVRCMVVVDSVVNSGASVLAFVADVRALHPALRVVVVAGVVQAGAVESGSALMQALEKDRNLSVVALRVSGNKYKGRAGRIRGIACSIRPCWSRR encoded by the coding sequence ATGGCCAAACCAACCATCATCGGACTCTACGGCATATCCGGCTCCGGCAAGTCGTAtctactcaaccacctcaAGACCGAAATAGCACTCCAGGCCCAAGGCTTCGCCTTCTATGACGGCAGCGAGGTGCTCGCGCACGTCACGCCCGGCGGCCTTGACTCCTTTAAGCTCCTCGATGCGGCTGCAAAGCAAAGTAGAAtcgaagccgcgcttgcCCTCATCACCCAGACATGTCTGGACCGAGGTGAAACGGCTGTCGTCGCGGGGCACTACATGTTCTGGAACCCCGGCGTCGTGGTCGCGGTCGAGAAGGACTGGCAGACGTACACTCACATCGTCTATCTCGACACGGCCCCAGGCGTGATTGCGCAGCGCATCAGCGCAGATTTGACACGGCACCGCGTTGTCGTCGATGAGGACGGACTGCGGTCCTGGCAggacaaggagaaggaggacTTACGCGCCATTTGTAGAGAGAAGGGAATTATATTCACGACGCTGCGAGAAAAGCCAGGAGATACAAATGCGGCTTACCTCGCCCACGCCTCGACTCTGCTCATGGACTTAAAATGCCACACCGAAGCCGCGAATCTTGCCAACGTAGAGCGCGCCTTGGGCCTCGCCCTACCGCACCTGAACGACCTGGAAAAAGTCCTGCTCTTCGACGCAGACAAGACGCTCGCGCCGCAGGACACTGGCACCCTGTTCTGGGAACTCGCTGCGACCTTCCCGGCCTGTCCGCTCAAAGCTCTCTTCACAGCTCAGCCATACTCGTACCACTCGTTCCGCCAGGCCGCGCTGTTGtacgaagaagaggcgccACGCTTCGACGCGCTGTGCGACCGCGTCGCCGCCACCGTCGACATGTACCCCGAGATGAAGGCACTGCTTGCGCGCGCGGCCACAGAGCCACACGTCGGTGTCGTGCTCGTTACCTGCGGGCTGCGCCACGTGTGGGAGAAAGTACTTGCGCGCGCCGACCTCTCCCACGTCTCCATTATCGGCGGCGGACGCCTGTCCGACGGCTACGTCGTCACGGGCGCAGTGAAAGGCCACATCGTCGACCTGCTGCACGCGCAGCGAATCCGCGCAATTGCCTTTGGTGACAGCCCGCTCGACATGCCCATGCTGCAGCGCGCAGACGAAGCGTACGTCGTCTTCAGCGACAGCTGCTCCATGGACGCCGCGCTCACCGCCGCGATCGCACGCGGATACACATTCGCCCAGGTCCTGGGACCCGCTGCGTCCACCGTCCTGCCCTCTGTCTCCCTGGATGCCATCGACCTCGCCCCGCGTCGCAATCTCACACTCGCCCACCCGACCACCGCGCACCTCCTCGCCACGCCCACGCGCGACGCAGCGCTCACGGGCCATGCGCTGCGCGCCGCTCACGCAGACATGGGCTACTACCTCACGCTCGCGCACGTGGCGCCGCTGCTCGGCCCAGAACAGTACGCCATTTTGCATGTGCAGGGCACGCCGACTGACGGGCACCGCGTGCGGTTCGAAGGCAGCACGCTAATTGTGCCGCTGATGCGCGGCGGCGAGTCTATGGCTTTCGGCGTGAGTCGCGCATTACCGCATGCTTCGTTCGCGCACGCGCGGCACTTCGCCGACATTGTCGAGGGTCAGATGCGTGGGGTGCGCTGCATGGTGGTTGTGGACTCGGTGGTAAACTCTGGGGCGTCGGTTTTAGCGTTTGTGGCCGACGTGCGGGCGCTTCATCCGGCGCTGCGCGTGGTGGTGGTCGCGGGCGTGGTGCAGGCTGGTGCCGTGGAGAGCGGGAGCGCGCTGATGCAGGCCCTGGAAAAGGATCGGAATCTGAGTGTTGTGGCGTTGCGGGTGTCGGGGAACAAATACAAGGGAAGGGCGGGACGGATACGGGGCATCGCTTGTTCAATACGACCATGTTGGAGTAGGCGTTAG
- a CDS encoding Dimer-Tnp-hAT domain containing protein, with amino-acid sequence MIFRCSANRGNFINNFIEPAGLTENEEDEYEAWKRSEPIAGEGVDPIKYWVELRDRHPSLSKFAIDMLSIPGSSCECERLFSELGDLLEPRRRSISPQLLAAIQCDRRWIRAGFGSGEVPVKGVISDEEMDAKYANPSEPSELLASAQLAEQANWLSSLSLLIDICAFHHVPHELDVRLSSHALGGALEDPWNVDDTEMLLFRARDFQT; translated from the exons atgatttttaggtgtagtgc AAATCGCGGCAACTTTATCAACAactttattgagcctgcagggcttacggagaacgaggaagatgaatatgaggcttggaaacgcagcgaaccgatcgctggcgagggcgtcgaccctataaaatactgggtagaactccgcgatcgccaccctagccttagcaaatttgctatcgacatgctatcaatcccaggctcaagctgtgagtgtgagcgcttattcagcgagctgggtgacctcctcgagccccgtcggcgcagcatttctccgcaacttctagcagcaatacagtgcgatcgacgatggataagagctggatttggcagtggtgaggtgcctgtaaagggggttatcagcgatgaggagatggacgcgaaatacg ccaatccgagcgagccgagcgagctgctggcctccgctcaattggctgagcaagccaattggctgagctcgctcagcttgctcattgacatctgtgcCTTTCACCATGTTCCTCACGAGCTGGATGTCCGCCTTAGTAGTCACGCCCTCGGTGGTGCTCTTGAAGATCCCTGGAACGTCGATGACACTGAGATGCTCCTGTTCAGGGCCAGAGATTTCCAAACGTAG